The Moorena producens PAL-8-15-08-1 genomic interval TGGTAGCTTGCTGAGAGCAGAAGATGGTGTCAGGAGAGCCGTGGATGCGATTGAGCCTTTGTTGAGGCTAGTTCATGTCACAGCATAAACTCCAAATCTCCTTTATCCTCAATCTCAACAAAATCCTTGACACTATAAGGAATAGTTATGCTAGTGCAGCAGCCATAGCACTACAAGAAAAGGTTAGGAGATTTTTAAATCCTGAAACAGAGAACTAACGAGCGAGGGTTAGCCACCTAATTTATTGGGTGGGCGTGGAGCGTACCGGGATTTATCCCGGTTCTCGTTTTATTTGCCTTTTTGATTTTCGATATACCTTTTCACTGTCTCTGTATTGGCATTCCCAGTTGTTGAACAGAAATAGCTAGGAGACCAAAGGGTTGGAAGTTTTAGTAATTCGGGGAATTCTTTTCTAAGATAATGAGAAGCTCGCCCCTTCACTCTCTTAATTATTACTGACGGAGCAAAAGTAGGGTCTACTTCCAAGAACATGTGGACGTGATCTGGCATTATCTCGCTTTGCGATCAGTCGCCAGTTGTTTTCCGTACATAAATCAAAAATAATATCTTGTAACCTCATTTTTATCTTCCCAACGAGCACAGATTTTATTCTCTTAGGGCACCAAACAAAATGGTAATTCAGTAATGTCACGGAATGTGGATTTGTCCTGAAAGTATTTTTGGAATTTGGGGTCATGTGGTGTTGACGGTAAGTGTATATTCAACATATAATATATACAAGGAGGACACAATGAGATGTACGGATGTCAACAGCATTTAATAACTACGACACCAGCAAACCAAGCAGTTATAGAATTCATCTGCTCAGAAGCCAATAAGCTCACCAATTGCGGGCTATACTACTGTCGTCAGATGCTATTTAAAAACGGCAAATACCTTAATAATGCTGAACTGGACAAAATTATGAAAACAAATGTCCACTTTAAGGCTATGAGGTCTGCATGTGCTCAACAGTCTTTGCACGGAATTATTGAATCTTTTAAGTCTTACAAAGCCCTCAAGAAAAAGTACGACAAAGGACAGTTAGTAGATAGACCCAGAGTTCCGAAGTACCGCAAGAAGGGTGGCCTGGCCGTCGTTAGTTATCCTGCCCGGTGGGTAAAGCTAGTGAAAGGCCAGCTCAAGTTTACTCTAGGAAAGCAGATCAAAGCCTGGTTTGGCATTGACCATTTTTTACTACCAATGCCATCTAATATTGACTTCAAATCAATCAAAAAATATCGGTTTGTCCCTAGAAATGGTTACTTTTATCTAGAGTTTGTCTACGAGAGACCAACTCCTGAAGCGGTCGAGCCAACAAATAATGTCCTAGGTATTGATCCAGGTCTTAATAACTGGTTGACTTGTGTCTCAAATGTAGGAAAGTCGTTCATCATAGATGGCAGAAAGGTTAAGTCTCAAAACCAGTGGTACAACAAACGTGTAGCTGCGATAAAGAAAGGGAAAGTCCAAGACTACTGGGATGAGCGACTAGCCTCTGAGACTGAAAAGCGTAACAGACAGATGCGTGACAATGTCAACAAAGCTGCTAAGTTTGTCGTTAACTGGTGCCTCAAACATCAAGTCAGTACAGTCGTCTTTGGTTGGAACAAGCGGAACAAAGACAGTATTAACATTGGAAAAAGGAATAACCAGCAGTTCGTGCAAATTCCTACTGCTAAATTGAAAAGTCGAATTGAACAGTTGTGCCTTGAACACGGCATCAAATTTGTTCAGACAGAGGAAAGTTATACCAGTAAAGCC includes:
- a CDS encoding RNA-guided endonuclease InsQ/TnpB family protein translates to MYGCQQHLITTTPANQAVIEFICSEANKLTNCGLYYCRQMLFKNGKYLNNAELDKIMKTNVHFKAMRSACAQQSLHGIIESFKSYKALKKKYDKGQLVDRPRVPKYRKKGGLAVVSYPARWVKLVKGQLKFTLGKQIKAWFGIDHFLLPMPSNIDFKSIKKYRFVPRNGYFYLEFVYERPTPEAVEPTNNVLGIDPGLNNWLTCVSNVGKSFIIDGRKVKSQNQWYNKRVAAIKKGKVQDYWDERLASETEKRNRQMRDNVNKAAKFVVNWCLKHQVSTVVFGWNKRNKDSINIGKRNNQQFVQIPTAKLKSRIEQLCLEHGIKFVQTEESYTSKASFLDQDFLPVIGEKPDGWKPSGKRVKRGLYRSGNGELINADANGACNIIRKVATQLDIDLTKVGRAVLNLPQRYKLDSLSSKYCKRRGARFQPA